The following coding sequences are from one Saccharomyces eubayanus strain FM1318 chromosome VII, whole genome shotgun sequence window:
- the MND1 gene encoding Mnd1p has product MIVKDLVQQMIDEDGVISVEKCGNINIYWCFKSQTLQTLYDSSEMLKKKIQDTEGDIATCKQELEKTLQLGRRQKFTVGQETYIRDVLLEQRKKTLEEIKKNSTKLQKIESIRWDAAKIQDKKQMVQLKKAQLEKITDNIEILVDYLYKKFFLQPEQIRKEFEIPEEFKEFADV; this is encoded by the coding sequence ATGATTGTTAAAGACTTAGTGCAACAAATGATCGATGAAGACGGCGTAATCTCGGTGGAAAAATGCGGCAATATCAACATATACTGGTGTTTCAAGAGCCAAACCCTCCAAACGCTGTATGACTCGAGCGAGatgctgaagaaaaagatccAAGACACAGAAGGCGATATTGCCACTTGCAAACAAGAACTAGAGAAAACGCTGCAACTCGGCAGACGTCAAAAGTTTACCGTCGGCCAAGAAACATACATCAGGGACGTTCTCTTAGAACAGCGAAAGAAAACCCTGgaagaaataaagaaaaacagcacaaaattgcaaaaaatagaaagcATCAGATGGGACGCAGCCAAGATCcaagataaaaaacaaatggtTCAACTAAAGAAGGCCCAACTGGAGAAAATCACTGACAACATTGAGATTCTCGTCGACTACCTTTacaagaaatttttcttgcaaCCGGAACAGATCAGAAAGGAGTTCGAAATCCCGGAAGAGTTTAAAGAGTTCGCGGATGTATAG
- the GTS1 gene encoding Gts1p, whose amino-acid sequence MRFRSSSHASKHVDRELKDLVNSSDNANKCGECGNFYPTWCSINLGVFLCGRCASVHRKVLGGRDDDAFSNVKSLSMDKWTREDVDELVSLGGNKGNTRFWNPKNVPFPFDGDDDKSVVEHYIRDKYILGKFRYDEIKPEDFGSKMDDYSRESDRFDERSRSRSRSRSHSFYKGGYNGSDNGGSRDSFQSGGSRYSRQLAELRDMGFSDKNKNLEALSSAHGNINRAIDYLGRGSISRSSTPASAPVSTPPLPRRRATTSGPQPAIFDGTNAITPDFTSSSASFAQTKPAVFDGTLQQYFDPATGMIYVDQQQYAMAMQQQQQQQQQLALAQAQAQAQAQAQAQAQAQAQAQAQAQAQAQAQAQAQAQAQAQAQAQAQAQAQQIQMQQIQMQQQQQPQLTYQQIQQMQQQGQQPQGYFYMQ is encoded by the coding sequence ATGAGGTTCAGAAGCTCTTCTCATGCTTCAAAGCATGTTGATAGAGAATTAAAGGACTTGGTTAATTCATCTGACAATGCTAACAAATGCGGTGAGTGCGGTAACTTCTACCCAACGTGGTGTTCAATCAATTTGGGGGTTTTCCTTTGTGGTAGATGTGCCTCCGTTCACAGAAAGGTGTTGGGTGGCAGGGACGACGACGCCTTTTCCAACGTCAAATCGTTATCCATGGACAAATGGACGAGGGAAGACGTCGATGAGTTGGTGAGCCTTGGAGGTAACAAGGGTAATACGCGATTTTGGAACCCTAAAAACGTTCCCTTCCCCTTTGACGGTGATGATGACAAATCTGTCGTGGAGCATTATATTAGAGACAAGTATATTTTGGGTAAGTTCAGGTATGATGAGATCAAACCCGAGGACTTTGGTTCGAAAATGGATGATTATAGTAGGGAATCGGATAGGTTCGATGAAAGAAGTAGGAGCAGGAGCAGGAGCAGATCTCATTCGTTCTACAAGGGAGGCTACAATGGGTCTGATAATGGCGGTTCAAGAGACTCTTTTCAAAGCGGCGGAAGCAGATATTCCAGACAACTGGCGGAACTCAGAGATATGGGGTTCAGcgacaaaaataaaaacctAGAGGCTTTATCGTCTGCCCACGGCAATATCAATAGAGCCATTGACTATTTGGGAAGAGGTTCGATTTCGAGAAGCAGCACACCCGCTTCAGCACCAGTATCAACCCCACCCCTACCCAGAAGACGCGCAACAACCAGTGGCCCACAGCCAGCTATTTTCGATGGCACGAACGCAATCACGCCAGACTTCACTTCAAGCTCTGCGTCATTTGCACAAACGAAGCCAGCCGTTTTTGATGGCACTCTCCAACAATACTTCGACCCTGCTACAGGCATGATATACGTAGATCAGCAGCAATATGCCATGGCTAtgcagcaacagcagcagcagcagcagcagctaGCACTCGCACAGGCCCAAGCACAGGCACAGGCACAAGCACAGGCACAAGCACAAGCACAGGCACAAGCACAAGCACAAGCACAAGCACAAGCACAAGCACAAGCACAGGCACAAGCACAAGCACAAGCACAAGCACAAGCACAAGCACAAGCACAAGCACAGCAGATCCAGATGCAGCAAATCCAGatgcagcagcagcagcaaccaCAGCTAACGTATCAGCAGATTCAACAGATGCAACAACAGGGCCAGCAGCCACAAGGCTACTTCTACAtgcaataa
- the ATG1 gene encoding serine/threonine protein kinase ATG1, translating into MPTKETMTDIRNRDQTTSVNHNLMTSAGNYTAEKEIGKGSFATVYRGHLTSDKSQHIAIKEVSRAKLKNKKLLENLEIEIAILKKIKHPHIVGLIDCERTSTDFYLIMEYCALGDLTFLLKRRKELMENHPLLKTVFEKYPPPNENHNGLHRAFVLSYLQQLASALKFLRSKNLVHRDIKPQNLLLSTPLIGYHDSKTFHELGFVGIYNLPILKIADFGFARFLPNTSLAETLCGSPLYMAPEILNYQKYNAKADLWSVGTVVFEMCCGTPPFRASNHLELFKKIKRADDVITFPSYCNIEPELKELICSLLTFDPAKRIGFEEFFANRVVNEDLSPYELEDDLPELESKSKGIAESNMFVSEYLSKQSRRPNSHFENQQSTSNDADELNEDLKNSDILSTSAVKTNRTQNIERNDTNNRYHNNLISDRTFERDYVVVEKKSVEVNSLADEVAQAGYNPTSIKHPTPTQHILLNQQFSQNNQPPFQNQGENQRVLRAASSSSGGSDGSRRPSLVDRRLSISSLNPSNALSRALGIASTRLFGGTSQQQQQQQVASSPPYNQTLLNPQLFHDLTENIILRIDHLQHPDMQKLDNSNIVSVLESLAAKAFVVYSYAEVKFSQIIPLSTTLKGMVNFENRRSMDSNAIAEEQDSDDAEEEDETLKKYREDCLSTKTFGKGRTFSATSQLSVTFNKLPLSEMILLCSEAIVLYMKALSILSKSMQVTSNWWYESQEKACSLRVNVLVQWLREKFNECLEKADFLRLKINDLRFKDAVEVDESQAVEEKGTVEEPVYLEKLLYDRALEISKMAAHMELKGENLYNCELAYATSLWMLETSLDDDDFTNTYSDNPFKTNIRSKSNDGEDKENYHNVLDENDRLIIRKYIDSIANRLKILRQKMNHQN; encoded by the coding sequence ATGCCAACCAAGGAAACAATGACAGATATCAGAAACAGAGATCAAACAACCTCGGTGAACCACAATCTGATGACAAGTGCAGGCAACTATACTGCCGAGAAAGAAATCGGAAAGGGTTCATTCGCCACTGTGTATAGAGGGCATCTGACATCTGATAAGTCTCAACATATAGCCATTAAAGAAGTATCGAGAGcgaaattgaagaacaagaaactaCTAGAGAACTTGGAGATAGAGATTGctatcttgaaaaaaatcaaacaccCTCACATCGTCGGACTGATTGATTGTGAACGAACATCTACGGATTTCTATTTGATTATGGAATACTGTGCTCTTGGTGACTTAACATTTTTACTGAAAAGACGCAAAGAACTCATGGAAAACCATCCCTTACTAAAGACGGTATTCGAAAAATATCCTCCACCAAATGAGAACCATAATGGCCTGCATAGAGCATTCGTCTTGAGTTATTTACAACAGCTAGCGTCTgctttaaaatttttaagatccaaaaatttggttCACAGGGATATCAAACCTCAAAACCTATTATTGTCTACCCCTTTGATTGGATACCACGACTCCAAAACGTTTCATGAGCTAGGCTTTGTTGGAATTTATAACTTACCTATTTTAAAGATTGCGGATTTTGGGTTTGCAAGATTTCTACCCAACACTTCACTGGCAGAAACTCTTTGTGGTTCACCGTTATACATGGCACCCGAAATCTTGAACTATCAAAAATACAACGCTAAAGCGGACCTATGGTCTGTCGGAACTGTGGTATTTGAAATGTGTTGCGGCACTCCACCATTTAGAGCTTCTAATCATTTAGAattgttcaagaaaatcaaaagagcAGACGACGTTATAACGTTTCCTTCCTACTGTAATATTGAGCCTGAGTTAAAAGAGTTGATATGTAGTTTACTCACATTTGATCCTGCAAAAAGAATAGGCTTCGAAGAGTTCTTTGCCAATAGGGTAGTTAATGAAGATTTGTCTCCTTATGAATTGGAGGACGATTTACCTGAACTGGAATCCAAGTCCAAAGGTATCGCTGAAAGCAACATGTTTGTTTCTGAGTATTTGTCCAAACAATCAAGAAGGCCTAACagtcattttgaaaatcaacAATCAACATCAAATGATGCCGATGAACTTAATGAAGACCTAAAGAATAGTGATATACTATCCACTTCAGCGGTTAAAACAAACCGTACTCAGAACATAGAAAGAAACGACACAAATAATAGATACCACAATAACTTGATTTCGGATAGAACTTTTGAGAGAGATTATGTGGTAGTAGAGAAGAAATCAGTTGAAGTAAATTCACTTGCTGATGAAGTCGCTCAAGCAGGGTATAACCCAACTTCTATAAAGCATCCTACCCCAACTCAACATATCTTACTGAACCAACAATTCTCTCAGAATAATCAACcgccttttcaaaatcaaggGGAGAATCAGAGAGTATTGAGAGCcgcatcttcttctagtgGTGGAAGCGATGGGTCTAGGCGACCATCTTTGGTAGACAGACGTTTATCTATTTCTTCGCTGAATCCATCTAATGCATTGTCAAGAGCACTTGGTATTGCCTCGACGAGGCTGTTTGGTGGTACTAGccaacagcagcaacaacagcaagttgcatcttcaccaccatACAATCAAACTTTGCTAAACCCGCAACTTTTCCATGATCTTACtgaaaatataatattaagAATAGATCACCTCCAACATCCAGACATGCAGAAGTTGGATAACAGTAATATTGTAAGCGTTTTGGAATCCCTGGCTGCAAAAGCGTTTGTTGTTTACTCCTACGCAGAAGTGAAATTTTCGCAAATTATTCCATTGTCAACAACATTAAAAGGCATGgttaattttgaaaataggCGTAGTATGGATAGTAATGCTATTgcagaagaacaagattcaGATGatgcagaagaagaggatgaaaCACTAAAGAAATACAGAGAAGACTGTTTGTCCacaaaaacttttggaaaGGGTAGAACTTTTTCTGCCACATCACAATTAAGCGTTACTTTCAATAAACTACCACTTTCAGAAATGATTTTGTTATGTAGCGAAGCCATCGTATTATATATGAAGGCGTTATCAATTCTGTCAAAGTCTATGCAAGTAACTTCGAACTGGTGGTACGAGTCTCAAGAAAAAGCGTGCTCTTTGAGAGTCAATGTATTGGTTCAATGGCTAAGggaaaaattcaatgaaTGTTTGGAAAAGGCCGATTTTTTAAGGTTAAAAATTAACGATTTAAGATTCAAGGATGCCGTTGAGGTAGATGAAAGCCAGgctgttgaagaaaagggcACTGTAGAAGAGCCGGTATATTTGGAGAAGTTACTATACGATCGTGctttagaaatttctaaGATGGCCGCTCATATGGAACTAAAGGGGGAGAACTTGTATAACTGTGAATTAGCATATGCTACTTCACTTTGGATGCTAGAGACCTCCTTGGATGACGACGATTTTACCAATACGTATAGTGATAATCCTTTCAAAACCAACATCCGCTCAAAAAGTAATGACGGTGAGGATAAAGAGAATTATCACAATGTATTGGATGAAAATGACAGATTGATCATAAGAAAGTATATCGATAGCATTGCTAATagattgaaaatattgaggCAAAAGATGAATCATCAAAATTGA
- the TOS3 gene encoding serine/threonine protein kinase TOS3, with product MVQLKEPVQLPPRTSLLYNNANNSSSRIKETNKVKLSYNPLSKRQVLNTYDILGTLGNGQYGKVKLARDLTTGELVAIKILNRFERKSGYSLQGTVENPRIEQEIEIMKRCHHENIVKLYEILNDPESTKVYLVLEYCSRGPVKWCPENQLEIKAVGPSILTFGQARKILSDVVSGLEYLHSQGITHRDIKPSNLLISSNGTVKISDFGVSILTAAENTNIQSSHEQISKSKTLGTPAFFAPELCTTEGDYRCSSAIDIWSLGVTLYCMLFGKLPFNANSGLELFDNIISKPLSFPSYEQVSKRGHPNLTREEYNDAKDILNRLLKKNPSERITLAEIKTHSFMCRYGNSAVVAKSISTDSETFSELKVPQHPPPSSKKAELLNLPINSSFSSLDSVYMENFDRDNLRSDAERNPRYSPSPAGAGTLSPPVYHNINSRESSFSSFSSFTSSTAFTSQISIQDAPPISNQYCSVDEDEGVSRINSCAPVQYRIVPPFGEHSFENTQTDLSPALTPVGDFHQQMHTCLQLDSQVVKENPGSKREFKTETDGSIVLNAGDAQHTRRQMSIYKL from the coding sequence ATGGTACAACTTAAAGAACCGGTTCAGCTGCCGCCTCGAACATCTctattatataataatgcGAATAATAGTAGTAGTCGTATAAAAGAGACAAACAAAGTCAAACTATCTTATAATCCCTTATCAAAGAGGCAGGTCCTAAACACTTACGATATTTTAGGGACTCTGGGTAATGGGCAATATGGTAAAGTGAAATTGGCAAGGGATCTTACCACGGGTGAATTGGTCGCAATTAAAATTCTCAACAGGTTCGAAAGGAAAAGCGGCTATTCTTTGCAAGGGACAGTAGAAAATCCAAGAATTGAGCAAGAAATTGagataatgaaaagatGCCACCACGAAAACATTGTGAAACTATACGAGATTTTGAATGATCCCGAAAGCACAAAAGTTTACCTGGTACTGGAATACTGCTCAAGGGGCCCCGTTAAGTGGTGTCCAGAGAACCAACTAGAAATAAAAGCAGTGGGGCCGTCAATACTCACTTTTGGACAAGCAAGGAAAATACTATCGGATGTAGTATCGGGTCTAGAGTATCTACATTCCCAAGGCATTACACATAGAGACATCAAGCCATCGAACTTGTTAATCTCATCAAATGGCACAGTGAAAATATCCGATTTTGGCGTTTCCATATTGACAGCAGCTGAAAATACTAATATTCAATCATCGCATGaacaaatttcaaaatccaaAACACTTGGCACCCCAGCATTTTTTGCACCTGAACTTTGTACCACTGAAGGAGACTATCGTTGCTCATCCGCCATTGACATATGGTCGTTGGGAGTAACTCTTTATTGCATGTTGTTCGGAAAATTACCTTTCAACGCTAATTCTGGCTTGGAACtatttgataatattattagCAAACCTTTATCCTTCCCTTCTTACGAGCAGGTGTCTAAGCGTGGCCATCCAAACTTAACAAGAGAAGAGTATAACGATGCCAAGGACATATTAAACAGgctattgaagaaaaatcctAGTGAGCGGATAACTTTGGCAGAAATAAAGACACACTCATTCATGTGTCGTTACGGTAATAGTGCTGTTGTTGCCAAATCTATATCAACTGATTCGGAAACATTTAGTGAGTTAAAGGTTCCACAGCACCCGCCGCCTTCATCCAAAAAGGCAGAATTGCTCAATCTGCCAATaaattcatctttttcttccttagATAGTGTCTATATGGAAAATTTTGACCGCGATAACCTCAGATCTGACGCTGAAAGAAACCCAAGATACTCACCTTCACCAGCCGGTGCAGGTACATTATCTCCCCCAGTATATCACAACATTAATTCTAGAGAgtcatctttttcttccttttcctctttcaCTTCATCTACCGCCTTCACATCTCAAATCAGCATTCAAGATGCCCCGCCCATCAGTAACCAATACTGCTCTGtagacgaagatgaaggtGTGTCAAGGATTAATTCCTGTGCGCCCGTCCAATATAGAATTGTACCTCCTTTTGGAGAACATTCTTTCGAGAACACACAAACGGATCTAAGTCCTGCACTCACACCTGTTGGTGATTTTCATCAGCAAATGCATACTTGCCTGCAACTAGACAGTCAAgtagtaaaagaaaatcctgGAAGTAAGCGAGAATTTAAGACGGAGACAGATGGGTCAATCGTGTTAAATGCGGGTGATGCGCAACATACGAGAAGGCAAATGTCGATATATAAGCTTTAG
- the MPT5 gene encoding Mpt5p, which produces MSYNHQPQLSINSVQSLLEPVTPPPLGQMNNKRNHQKAHSLDLSGFNQFISSTQSPLGLMNNNXSTSNSTNAFSPNPNTASNAAGLSSAMPNPPAILPLINEFDLDMDGSKRKLSNDFAGTAATNTSNLTMETPSSSVTPAASLRNYSNNNTASKSGGDNSSFGLSSSTSSSMVEISGLPLRDLDYIKLATDQFGCRFLQKKLETPSESNMVRDLMYEQIKPFFLDLILDPFGNYLVQKLCDYLTSEQKTLLIQTIYPNVFQISINQYGTRSLQKIIDTVDNEVQIDLIIKGFSQEFTSIEQVVTLINDLNGNHVIQKCIFKFSPSKFGFIIDAIVEQNNIITISTHKHGCCVLQKLLSVCTLQQIFKISVKIVQFLPGLINDQFGNYIIQFLLDIKELDFYLLAELFNRLSNELCQLSCLKFSSNVVEKFIKKLFRIITGSIVNSNRGSSQKAPGASDDVINASMNILLTTIDIFTVNLNVLIRDNFGNYALQTLLDVKNYSPLLFYNKSGNSNGPNMSSTLNYGNFCTDFSLKIGNLIVLTKELLPSIKTTSYAKKIKLKVKAYAETTGIPFTDISPQASTINHNNFQTINNENKNPNSKNNHHNNHNTNNQKSHTRHFSLPANSFHRRSNSSVTNNFSNQYTSDQKIHPSQQVMNFNQNAYPPMGASSFNPQSNPPLVSHNSLQNFDNRQFANLMAQPNPTVPMHSFSSSNIANSNASVQGFEPSGFTMNDVSKPTETDKNNANQFLQYSNVNNQKFNETFVPRMPYQSETANWDSNLSIKPQHIGQGPYNENSLSRNASVSNMPTMNTSRRPDELQFTLP; this is translated from the coding sequence ATGTCTTACAATCACCAGCCCCAGCTGTCTATTAACTCGGTTCAATCACTCTTGGAGCCTGTTACCCCTCCACCCTTGGGCCAGATGaataacaaaagaaatcatcaGAAAGCTCATTCGCTTGATCTCTCCGGTTTCAATCAGTTTATATCATCTACCCAATCTCCCTTGGGCTTGATGAATAATAACYCTTCAACGTCAAATTCTACCAACGCATTCTCTCCAAACCCTAATACCGCTAGTAATGCCGCTGGTCTCTCATCTGCCATGCCAAATCCGCCTGCAATCCTWCCATTGATTAACGAATTTGATCTGGATATGGATGGatccaaaagaaagttgaGCAATGATTTCGCTGGAACAGCCGCTACCAACACTTCAAACCTAACTATGGAAACACCATCCTCTTCAGTAACTCCTGCAGCATCTCTAAGAAATTATAGCAACAATAACACTGCTTCTAAATCTGGAGGGGATAATTCATCGTTTGGTTTGAGCAGTTCTACGTCCTCGTCAATGGTCGAAATTAGTGGACTGCCCCTCAGAGATCTGGATTATATCAAACTTGCCACCGATCAATTTGGTTGTCGCTtcttacaaaaaaaactggaaaccCCCAGTGAATCTAACATGGTGAGAGATTTAATGTACGAACAAATCAAaccttttttcttggatctTATCCTAGACCCATTCGGCAATTACCTAGTTCAAAAACTATGTGATTATTTAACTTCTGAACAAAAGACACTTTTAATACAGACCATTTATCCGaacgttttccaaatctctATTAACCAGTACGGAACTCGTTCATTACAGAAAATTATAGACACTGTCGATAATGAAGTTCAAATCGATCTTATTATCAAAGGATTTTCTCAAGAATTCACTTCTATTGAACAAGTGGTCACTTTAATAAACGATTTGAATGGTAACCATGTGATTCAAAAATgtatttttaaattttcacCATCAAAATTCGGTTTTATTATTGACGCCATTGTGGAACAAAATAACATTATCACCATTTCGACTCATAAACATGGTTGTTGCGTACTACAAAAATTGCTAAGTGTTTGCACTTTGcaacaaattttcaagatttccGTGAAAATCGTGCAATTCTTACCGGGATTAATCAATGATCAATTTGGCAACTACATCATTCAATTCTTATTagatatcaaagaattagatttttatttattggcTGAATTGTTCAACCGTTTATCCAACGAACTGTGTCAATTATCATGTTTAAAATTCTCTTCGAATGTTGtagaaaaatttatcaagaaacTATTCAGGATCATTACTGGCTCAATTGTTAATAGCAATCGGGGAAGCTCACAAAAGGCACCAGGAGCTTCTGATGACGTCATCAATGCTTCCATGAATATACTTTTGACCACTATTGATATCTTCACCGTCAATTTAAACGTTTTGATAAGAGACAATTTCGGTAACTATGCACTACAAACACTTTTGGACGTTAAGAACTATTCGCCATTGCTTTTTTACAACAAGAGTGGTAACTCAAATGGACCAAATATGTCTAGTACATTAAATTATGGTAATTTTTGTActgatttttcattgaaaattgGCAACCTAATTGTTCTCACCAAGGAATTACTTCCAAGTATCAAAACTACATCTTATgcgaagaaaataaagttGAAAGTGAAAGCTTATGCAGAAACTACAGGCATACCGTTCACTGATATATCTCCCCAAGCCAGCACAATAAATCACAACAATTTCCAAACCATAAACAACGAAAACAAGAACCCCAATAGCAAAAATAATCATCACAATAATcataatactaataatcAAAAGAGTCATACCCGCCATTTCTCTTTACCAGCTAATTCTTTTCATAGAAGGAGTAACAGCTCTGTAAcaaacaatttttcaaatcaataTACATcagatcaaaaaattcatccGTCACAACAAGTTATGAACTTCAACCAAAACGCATACCCCCCTATGGGAGCATCATCTTTCAACCCTCAATCTAACCCGCCACTAGTTAGTCATAATTCATTACAAAATTTTGACAATCGCCAATTTGCAAATTTGATGGCACAACCAAATCCGACTGTCCCAATGCATTCATTCTCATCATCCAACATTGCTAACTCCAATGCTTCTGTTCAAGGGTTTGAACCATCCGGATTTACGATGAATGATGTTTCAAAACCTACTGAGACAGACAAAAACAATGCTAATCAATTCTTGCAGTATTCTAATGTcaataatcaaaaatttaacGAAACATTTGTGCCAAGAATGCCATACCAATCTGAAACAGCAAACTGGGATTCAAATTTATCGATAAAGCCCCAGCACATTGGCCAAGGGCcatataatgaaaatagtTTGAGTCGCAATGCTAGTGTTTCCAATATGCCAACTATGAATACCAGTAGAAGACCAGACGAACTTCAATTCACTTTACCATGa
- the SAE2 gene encoding ssDNA endodeoxyribonuclease SAE2, with translation MITSKEEPSLKSSLTILKRLNLNELLNVQHDVTVLIASRVITLQNENKRILEVSDRKPIATLAHQKHVSSQSSQSSVEAVEQDSEDFILTQFDEEVKKNLTDGKLHHQSEHEPDSQLSVVTISPNKHKRKISEFSSPLNGSQKLGDLEDCSDTVIHETDNDKENKIRKLLEIKLEKPEPSLPYLFKQENEGFLVDFNTNPVTKRAWILEDFRPNEDIAPLKRGRRKLERFYAQVGKPADSKFKPLSVVMESQNSDYELSFDNLRNRSKSPPGFGRLDFPSTQEGNEDKKKSQEIIRDKTKHRFLMATNDKIPPYEREYVFKKEELNRFVDDGCVFWSDKLLQIYARV, from the coding sequence ATGATAACTAGTAAAGAGGAACCTAGCCTAAAATCGAGTTTGACTATTCTTAAAAGGCTCAATCTCAATGAACTACTAAATGTGCAACATGACGTAACTGTTTTGATAGCTAGCCGTGTGATTACTttgcaaaatgaaaacaaacgTATTCTCGAAGTGTCTGACCGCAAGCCAATTGCGACTTTGGCACATCAAAAACATGTTTCTTCGCAGTCTTCTCAGTCATCAGTGGAGGCAGTTGAGCAAGATTCCGAAGATTTTATACTTACTCAATTTGACGAggaagtaaagaaaaatttgacGGATGGAAAATTACATCACCAAAGTGAACATGAACCAGACTCCCAATTATCAGTGGTCACTATATCGCCTAATAAGCATAAGCGGAAGATTTCAGAGTTCAGTTCACCCTTAAATGGCTCCCAAAAGTTAGGCGATTTAGAGGATTGCTCTGATACCGTAATCCACGAAACAGACAATGATAAAGAGAACAAGATAAGAAAACTACTGGAAATAAAGCTAGAAAAACCTGAACCGTCACTGCCATATTTATTCAAACAGGAGAATGAAGGCTTTCTAGTTGATTTCAACACGAACCCTGTGACAAAGCGAGCTTGGATTCTCGAAGACTTCAGGCCAAATGAAGATATAGCTCCCCTCAAGAGAGGAAGAAGGAAATTAGAGCGGTTTTATGCCCAAGTGGGTAAGCCTGCGGATTCTAAGTTCAAACCGCTATCGGTAGTGATGGAATCACAGAATTCAGATTACGAACTCTCCTTTGATAATCTCAGAAATAGATCAAAATCTCCTCCAGGTTTTGGCAGATTGGACTTCCCCTCCACACAGGAAGGTAACGaggacaagaagaagtcgCAAGAAATCATTAGAGATAAGACTAAACATAGATTTTTGATGGCAACTAATGATAAAATCCCACCATATGAGAGAGAATATgtatttaaaaaagaagaactaaaTCGGTTTGTCGACGACGGATGTGTCTTCTGGAGTGACAAACTACTGCAAATATATGCCAGAGTCTAA
- the BUD13 gene encoding Bud13p: protein MALHEYLSEAYGPSRPKNKTKKKKKETKSNVNYNPPSLIVNERLGTLQQVQLKSEATLINKPGKQNNRNVWKNLETNELSCPISHPSASSVYGGHDKCDEGEISAQKSLDMVAKRPQTRITVHRDAQGHKIEDNVKPGDFSASRPKTKDDEDAEREQYLKELNMGDVQKLGTKVEKHEKKTNRIVSELAIEDPAMRFTHDDKTSIKMSILGRKLYEKVAPENRFGIAPGARWDGVHRSNGFEEKWFAKQNETNEKKIQSYTLQEDY, encoded by the coding sequence ATGGCTTTGCATGAATATTTATCAGAAGCTTATGGGCCCTCTAGACCCAAGAAcaagacaaagaagaagaagaaagaaacaaaatcaaatgtTAACTATAACCCACCTTCATTGATAGTAAATGAACGGCTGGGCACATTACAACAAGTACAGCTGAAATCAGAAGCCACTCTAATCAATAAGCCCGGTAAACAGAATAACAGGAATGTATGGAAGAATCTGGAGACAAACGAACTTTCTTGCCCTATATCACATCCTTCCGCAAGTTCGGTATATGGTGGGCATGACAAATGTGACGAGGGAGAAATCAGTGCTCAGAAATCGCTGGATATGGTAGCCAAGAGGCCCCAAACCAGAATAACTGTACACAGAGACGCTCAAGGCCACAAGATAGAAGATAACGTCAAACCGGGCGATTTTTCGGCTAGCCGACCTAAGACTaaggatgatgaagatgcaGAAAGGGAGCAATACCTGAAAGAACTAAATATGGGGGATGTGCAAAAACTTGGAACCAAAGTAGAAAAACacgagaagaaaacaaaccGAATTGTCTCAGAATTAGCGATAGAAGATCCTGCAATGAGATTTACGCATGATGATAAGACAAGTATAAAAATGTCAATATTGGGCCGCAAGCTCTATGAAAAAGTAGCACCTGAAAATAGATTCGGTATCGCTCCTGGTGCAAGGTGGGACGGTGTTCACAGATCAAATGGATTCGAAGAGAAATGGTTTGCCAAGCAGAACGAGACTaatgagaagaaaatacaaagCTATACATTACAAGAAGATTATTGA